The following proteins come from a genomic window of Gossypium raimondii isolate GPD5lz chromosome 5, ASM2569854v1, whole genome shotgun sequence:
- the LOC105767675 gene encoding protein NRT1/ PTR FAMILY 4.5 encodes MEYSASTIKLGSRISCHFHYKDQSPCLVFIKTTLIHFIPTSQASKMDGKKGGFRACCFVFALGALENIGFVANMVSMVIYFHYLLKFDIPTSSNTLTNFLGSVCLLSLLGGFISDTYLNRLYTILIFGSLEVIGLSMVTIQAYSKDLRPDITCEKSCIKGGIALMFYGSLSILAIGTGGVKGALPALGADQFDSKDPKGAKQLGSYFNWYMLSTTFGAMIGVTFVVWVSINKDWYWGFFMGTMAAIVGFIAIALGKPFYHYPPLRSSPLLRIAQIIVVAFKNRRLTLPENPDELFEINDIDKYQYDEKLPHTNQFRLLDKAAIVPLETFPQPWKVCTVTQVEEVKVLTRMLPILASTIIMNTCLAQLQTFSVLQGAFMDQHILGKKFPPASIPIFPLVFMTFLIPIYEFVVVPFARKITGHPSGITQLQRVGVGLILSIISMGVAGIIEVKRRDQSIKDPFNPISLFWLSFQYGIFGLAGMFTIVGLMEFFYKEAPSGMKSLATSFAWLSLSFGYFLSSAFVDIMNAVTKKIAPSKKGWIEGDNLDESNLNLFYWFLAVLSTLNFVVYLLCASWYKYKEDTAESETESRNDQ; translated from the exons ATGGAGTATTCGGCTTCAACAATAAAGCTGGGGTCTAGAATTTCTTGCCATTTCCATTATAAAGACCAGTCTCCATGCCTTGTCTTCATCAAAACAACATTGATCCACTTCATTCCAACCTCTCAAGCTTCAAAAATG gATGGAAAGAAAGGTGGATTCAGAGCTTGctgttttgtttttg CTCTTGGGGCCCTTGAGAATATCGGGTTTGTTGCTAACATGGTTAGCATGGTTATCTATTTTCATTACTTATTGAAATTCGATATTCCAACTTCTTCAAATACTCTCACAAACTTCTTGGGATCAGTATGCTTGCTTTCACTGTTAGGAGGCTTCATTTCGGACACTTACTTGAACCGACTGTATACGATTTTGATATTTGGATCACTGGAAGTAATA GGTTTGTCAATGGTGACCATCCAGGCTTATTCAAAAGACCTGCGTCCGGATATTACTTGCGAGAAAAGTTGTATCAAAGGTGGCATAGCGTTGATGTTCTACGGCTCACTTTCGATATTGGCTATCGGTACAGGTGGAGTCAAGGGTGCTCTTCCAGCTCTTGGTGCTGACCAGTTTGATTCCAAGGATCCAAAAGGAGCAAAGCAGCTTGGAAGTTATTTCAATTGGTACATGTTAAGCACCACTTTTGGAGCAATGATCGGCGTCACATTCGTCGTTTGGGTCAGCATAAACAAGGATTGGTACTGGGGTTTCTTCATGGGAACTATGGCTGCCATTGTTGGATTCATTGCCATTGCCCTCGGGAAGCCATTTTATCACTATCCACCTCTTCGGAGCAGCCCACTACTGAGAATAGCACAG ATTATAGTGGTTGCATTCAAGAACAGAAGATTAACATTACCGGAAAATCCCGACGAACTTTTCGAGATCAATGATATAGACAAATATCAGTATGATGAAAAACTCCCTCATACAAATCAGTTCAG GTTACTAGACAAGGCTGCCATTGTCCCTCTAGAGACTTTTCCACAGCCATGGAAAGTTTGCACAGTGACACAAGTGGAGGAAGTCAAGGTTTTAACAAGGATGTTGCCCATCTTAGCCAGTACCATTATAATGAACACATGTTTGGCACAATTGCAGACATTCTCGGTGCTCCAAGGGGCCTTCATGGATCAACAtattttggggaaaaaattcCCTCCGGCATCGATACCAATCTTTCCTCTAGTTTTCATGACATTCTTAATACCAATCTACGAGTTTGTTGTTGTCCCTTTTGCTCGAAAAATCACTGGACATCCATCCGGAATCACACAGCTTCAACGAGTCGGTGTCGGACTTATTCTCTCGATCATATCAATGGGTGTGGCCGGCATAATCGAAGTTAAGAGGAGGGATCAGTCCATAAAAGATCCATTCAACCCTATTAGTCTATTCTGGTTATCCTTCCAATACGGAATATTTGGACTAGCAGGCATGTTCACCATTGTAGGACTAATGGAGTTCTTCTACAAGGAAGCTCCCTCGGGGATGAAATCGCTAGCTACGTCATTCGCATGGCTGTCGCTATCATTCGGCTACTTCTTGAGTTCCGCCTTCGTCGACATTATGAACGCAGTCACCAAGAAGATCGCCCCAAGCAAGAAAGGGTGGATAGAGGGTGATAACTTGGACGAGAGTAATCTGAATCTCTTCTATTGGTTCCTAGCAGTTCTCAGCACACTTAACTTCGTTGTCTATCTGCTTTGTGCTTCATGGTACAAGTACAAAGAAGACACCGCAGAATCCGAAACAGAAAGCAGAAATGATCAATAA
- the LOC105770764 gene encoding blue copper protein produces the protein MGQSSGYNYSTSVLQLITIVSCLVVLSCSGSVSAYKNYTVGGSLGWFDALEKPDVNYQKWADSKNFSLGDFLIFNTDNNHSVIQTYNFTTYKFCDYDDALQNDTIEWSATDPSSTAPHPISVAVPLLKEGMNYFFSSDYDGEQCNNGQHFKINVTHGQGLPKSLDPSDDAPAPNSPDYRGDDSAPETIVPANFNHPIEEESDKDEASGSGSVYFNTKFYGLLIFLQIVCIFFKI, from the exons ATGGGACAAAGTTCTGGTTATAACTACAGTACTTCAGTTCTGCAACTCATCACCATTGTTTCTTGTCTCGTGGTGCTCTCCTGTTCAGGATCCGTCAGTGCTTACAAGAACTACACAGTCGGTGGTTCCCTTGGTTGGTTTGATGCCCTCGAAAAGCCTGATGTTAATTACCAGAAATGGGCTGATTCCAAGAACTTCAGCTTGGGAGATTTCCTCA TCTTCAATACGGATAACAACCATTCAGTAATCCAAACATACAATTTCACCACATACAAGTTCTGCGATTACGACGACGCTCTTCAAAACGACACGATCGAATGGTCGGCGACGGATCCTTCGTCCACGGCGCCTCATCCAATCTCAGTAGCGGTTCCTCTACTGAAAGAAGGGATGAACTATTTCTTTTCCAGTGATTACGATGGGGAGCAATGTAACAATGGTCAGCATTTCAAGATAAACGTCACCCACGGCCAAGGGCTGCCGAAGAGCTTAGATCCGTCGGATGATGCGCCGGCGCCCAACAGCCCTGATTACAGGGGCGATGACTCCGCCCCTGAAACCATCGTGCCTGCCAACTTCAATCATCCCATTGAAGAGGAAAGCGATAAGGATGAAGCTTCTGGTTCGGGATCGGTTTATTTTAATACCAAATTCTATGGGCTTTTAATATTCTTACAAATTGTttgcatatttttcaaaatttga
- the LOC105769758 gene encoding pentatricopeptide repeat-containing protein DOT4, chloroplastic — protein sequence MHVKPCNYSNLTKILLSLCSKSKSFLQTKQTHAFAILHGLLPTDISISASLILRYSAFSSPSTCHLLFQQALPYSRTPFLWNTFIRALSIVRVKHDGFQFHVYNTMLRTGIKPDVHTFPFLLKACADVFCFKKGVEIHGSVIKTGFGADVSVGNTLLLFYGNCGGLRETRKVFDEMRERDVVSWNTVLGVFSVNGFYLEALNFFSLMNFSSGMKPNMVTFVTLLPVCGRIGDKRLVAQIHGSVVKVGFNFEVSIGNALVDAYGKCWNSDDSKRVFDEMVDKNGVSWNAIITSLAYMGLNRDALDMFRLMMDVGLKPDSFTISSMIALLVELEFFNLAKEIHGFSLRFGIEHDVFISNTLIDMYAKSGHPSAASNVFHHMNVRRNVVSWNAMVANFAQNRLELAAIELLREMQAHGEVPDSITLTNVLPACGQVGFLRNGKEIHGRTIRLGSNHDLFVSNALTDMYAKCGYLNLAQNVFNNSVKDEISYNILIVGYSQTSEWTKSVGLFSEMGLIGLKHDVVSFMGVVSACANQAAFKQGKEIHGLAVRKHFHTHLFVANSLLDFYTTCGEIDTARKLFDQIQHKDVASWNTMILGYGMLGELNLAISFFEALKEAGIEYDSVSYIAILSACSHGGLLDEGRKYFEAMKAQKFKPTEMHYACMVDLLGRAGLLEEAEQLIKSLPITPDANIWGALLGACRIFGNVGLGCWAAENLFKLKPQHAGYYAVLSNMFAEAGKWDEANRVKEMMKLRGARKKPGCSWVHIQDQVHAFVVGERMERLNPTLWLA from the coding sequence TATTTCCATCTCCGCCTCTCTCATTCTCCGCTACTCTGCTTTCAGTTCCCCTTCAACTTGTCACCTTCTGTTCCAACAAGCTCTTCCCTATTCTCGAACACCTTTCTTATGGAACACCTTCATCCGTGCTTTATCCATTGTTAGAGTTAAGCACGACGGATTTCAGTTTCATGTTTACAATACAATGCTTCGAACCGGAATAAAACCCGACGTCCAtacttttcctttccttctcaAGGCATGTGCCgatgttttttgttttaaaaaaggTGTGGAGATTCATGGAAGTGTTATTAAAACTGGGTTTGGTGCAGATGTTTCAGTAGGGAATACCCTTCTGCTTTTTTATGGCAATTGCGGGGGTTTGAGGGAAACGAGGAAAGTGTTTGATGAAATGCGTGAGAGAGACGTTGTGTCGTGGAATACGGTTCTTGGGGTTTTTTCGGTTAATGGATTTTACTTGGAGGCCCTTAATTTTTTCTCCCTGATGAATTTTAGTTCTGGGATGAAGCCCAATATGGTTACTTTTGTCACTCTGTTGCCTGTTTGTGGAAGGATTGGAGATAAAAGGTTGGTAGCGCAGATTCATGGGAGTGTTGTTAAGGTTggatttaattttgaagttagCATTGGGAATGCATTGGTTGATGCATATGGGAAATGTTGGAATTCAGATGATTCAAAACGAGTTTTTGATGAAATGGTGGATAAAAATGGGGTTTCTTGGAATGCAATAATTACTAGTCTAGCTTACATGGGGCTCAATAGGGATGCATTGGATATGTTTAGGTTGATGATGGATGTTGGGCTGAAACCTGATTCCTTCACTATATCAAGTATGATAGCATTGTTGGTTGAAttagaatttttcaatttagcaaAGGAGATTCATGGTTTTAGTTTGAGATTTGGTATCGAACACGATGTTTTCATTTCAAACACATTGATTGATATGTATGCAAAATCAGGTCACCCCAGTGCAGCTTCAAATGTGTTTCACCACATGAATGTTAGAAGAAATGTTGTTTCATGGAATGCCATGGTTGCCAATTTTGCTCAAAATAGGCTTGAATTAGCGGCTATAGAACTACTAAGAGAAATGCAGGCTCATGGCGAGGTTCCAGATTCTATCACCCTAACAAATGTTCTGCCAGCTTGTGGACAGGTAGGGTTTCTTcgaaatggaaaagaaattcaTGGTAGAACAATTCGTCTCGGATCCAATCATGATCTGTTTGTTTCTAATGCTCTGACAGACATGTATGCAAAATGTGGATACCTAAATCTTGCTCAAAATGTCTTTAACAACTCAGTTAAGGATGAAATCTCTTACAATATTTTGATTGTAGGCTATTCTCAAACTAGTGAATGGACAAAATCTGTGGGTTTATTCTCAGAAATGGGGCTCATTGGCTTGAAGCATGATGTAGTTTCATTCATGGGTGTTGTATCAGCCTGTGCAAACCAAGCCGCATTCAAGCAAGGCAAAGAGATCCATGGATTGGCAGTGAGAAAGCATTTTCACACTCATCTCTTTGTTGCTAATTCCCTATTAGATTTCTACACTACATGTGGAGAAATTGACACTGCTAGGAAGCTCTTTGACCAGATTCAACACAAGGACGTTGCCTCATGGAATACTATGATTTTAGGTTACGGAATGCTAGGTGAATTAAACCTCGCCATCAGTTTTTTTGAAGCATTGAAGGAAGCAGGCATTGAGTATGATTCAGTTTCATATATTGCAATACTATCAGCTTGTAGCCATGGCGGACTACTTGATGAAGGGAGGAAATATTTCGAAGCAATGAAAGCTCAGAAATTTAAGCCAACAGAGATGCATTATGCGTGTATGGTTGATCTTCTTGGCAGGGCTGGCCTACTGGAAGAAGCAGAACAACTTATTAAAAGCTTGCCAATTACCCCAGATGCTAATATTTGGGGTGCTTTACTTGGTGCATGCAGAATTTTCGGAAATGTTGGGTTAGGGTGTTGGGCTGCCGAgaatttgtttaagttaaagCCCCAGCATGCTGGATACTATGCTGTGCTTTCAAACATGTTTGCCGAAGCAGGGAAATGGGATGAGGCAAATAGGGTTAaggaaatgatgaaattgagggGCGCAAGGAAGAAACCTGGCTGTAGTTGGGTTCATATCCAAGACCAGGTTCATGCTTTTGTTGTTGGAGAGAGAATGGAGAGATTGAATCCAACCTTATGGCTTGCTTGA
- the LOC105769759 gene encoding uncharacterized protein LOC105769759: MGPPKKHFVPFLLLLAFCVLLLLYSPRPNSISTQFPLNPHSIASSAATSTSASSTFSLTIKVLTFNRLNSLTRCLTSLSKAHYHPDHPVHLHIFVDHFPNQTQSDIDLKLQESLGILRFVDGFQWKWGQKVVHYRTTNVGLQAQWLEAWWPTSDDEFAFVVEDDLELSPLFFKYLRALILNYYYNASNFSPFVYGASLQRPRFVPGKHGNKMLLEKTSGLFLYQLVGTWGQLLFPKPWKEFRLWYDDHRAKGIKPFLDGMISTGWYKKMGERIWSPWFIKFIHSRGYFNIYTKFPDEKSLSVSHRDAGVNYGKTAGPDSQLLDENSLDSDFPEMKSLSTMKKYDFCFREVVSGRIVWSLNDLGSILPSVQKKEAVLLVSLFGVSETVTRNLLCHFERLNIWNYIFIGPAAEFLFHLAQGGHPVIDADGFLEDIKSFKSLRIKESNARLIKEILLKAYVVKKGLELGYNTWVVDGNMVFIDNEFFLDPMDNFYAGESLDLFYVKNSPSAHKIWTHDFLHDVAAMVDKIALPSDTLNFASVMAKLVGQKGIRFKRIDEKSFGMKIGNQNLNQALETNKKVVYWFRELDMNSIQKHLQEMSLWVIDNDSSCRAVVCHNS; this comes from the exons ATGGGCCCTCCGAAGAAACACTTCGTCcctttcctcctcctccttgcCTTCTGCGTCCTCCTCCTCCTTTACTCGCCTCGCCCAAATTCCATCTCTACCCAATTCCCTCTAAATCCCCACTCTATCGCCAGCAGTGCCGCCACCTCTACCTCCGCCTCCTCAACCTTTTCCCTTACTATCAAAGTCCTCACTTTTAACCGTCTCAACTCCCTCACCCGCTGCCTCACCTCCCTTTCAAAAGCCCACTACCACCCCGACCACCCAGTCCACCTCCACATCTTCGTCGACCATTTCCCGAACCAAACCCAATCCGACATCGACCTCAAACTTCAGGAGTCGCTTGGAATTCTGCGGTTTGTCGATGGGTTCCAGTGGAAGTGGGGTCAAAAGGTCGTTCATTACAGAACCACCAATGTGGGTCTTCAGGCTCAATGGTTAGAAGCCTGGTGGCCTACTTCTGATGATGAGTTCGCCTTTGTTGTGGAAGATGATTTGGAGCTTTCACCACTGTTTTTTAAGTATTTGAGGGCTTTGATCttgaattattattacaatGCTTccaattttagtccttttgtttATGGAGCTTCCCTTCAGCGCCCAAGGTTTGTTCCAG GTAAACATGGAAACAAGATGCTACTGGAGAAGACCTCTGGTCTTTTCTTATACCAACTGGTTGGAACCTGGGGCCAACTTCTCTTTCCAAAGCCTTGGAAAGAGTTTAGGTTGTGGTATGATGATCACAGGGCAAAAGGCATCAAGCCATTTCTTGATGGGATg ATTTCCACGGGTTGGTACAAGAAGATGGGAGAAAGAATATGGAGTCCTTGGttcattaaattcattcattCTCGTGGCTATTTTAATATCTACACAAAATTTCCAGATGAGAAATCACTTAGCGTCTCCCACAGGGATGCTGGTGTTAACTATGGAAAAACAGCTGGGCCAGATTCTCAACTATTAGATGAAAATTCTCTTGATTCTGATTTTCCGGAAATGAAATCTTTGAGTACTATGAAGAAGTATGATTTCTGTTTCAGGGAAGTAGTTTCTGGAAGAATTGTATGGTCCTTGAATGATCTTGGATCTATTCTTCCCTCTGTGCAGAAAAAGGAAGCTGTTCTGCTTGTCAGCCTATTTGGGGTGTCGGAGACAGTTACTAGAAACCTTCTTTGCCACTTTGAGAGGCTAAATATTTGGAATTACATTTTCATCGGTCCTGCAGCTGAATTTCTGTTTCATCTTGCTCAAGGGGGACATCCTGTGATTGATGCAGATGGATTTCTCGAAGAtatcaaatcattcaaatcaCTGAGAATTAAAGAGTCAAATGCTAGGCTTATCAAAGAGATTCTGTTGAAGGCTTATGTTGTCAAAAAAGGTTTAGAATTGGGTTATAATACTTGGGTGGTGGATGGAAACATGGTTTTTATTGATAATGAATTTTTTCTTGATCCCATGGACAACTTTTATGCAGGGGAGAGCTTGGACCTCTTCTATGTCAAGAACTCACCTTCTGCTCACAAAATTTGGACTCATGATTTTCTACATGATGTTGCAGCTATGGTGGATAAGATTGCACTACCAAGTGATACCTTAAATTTTGCATCTGTAATGGCAAAACTGGTGGGACAGAAAGGAATCAGATTTAAGCGCATTGATGAGAAAAGCTTTGGCATGAAAATTGGTAACCAAAATCTCAATCAAGCATTGGAAACTAATAAAAAGGTGGTTTACTGGTTCAGAGAGTTAGATATGAATTCGATTCAGAAGCATCTTCAAGAAATGAGTCTATGGGTCATAGATAATGACTCTTCCTGCAGAGCTGTAGTTTGTCACAACTCATAA